A segment of the Ipomoea triloba cultivar NCNSP0323 chromosome 1, ASM357664v1 genome:
GTCTCAATGGAAACTTATAAGTATGCTAAACTTCTGTTGATGATGCAGGCAACATCGGACATTCTTCttcaaaaaaagtgatttttgtCATTGCAGTTCCGGTCATTATTGGAATTATTATACTCTTCCTTGCAACCTTCTCTTTTGTGAGAATTAGAAATGTGAAGAAACGAAATACCACAACAAAGACAATAGGTATAGTATCGATCTAACTTTCTCTACACTATTTTCTCTTCGATTTTTTGCAATTTAGAATTTTGGTACCTCCATCTTTCCAGTAGATGTGATTGGAACTTCAACTGGGGAGTTCTCGCAATATGATTTTGCTACTATTCGAACTATCACAAATGATTTCTCTCTCGAAAATAAAATAGGTGAAGGTGGATATGGTTCTGTATACAAGGTAAATTCGACCACATCTTTGCTTTTGTTACATCATCAATATgctcattttagtccattttAGTTGTTTGATGATAACTTGTACTTAGGGGATGCTTCCTATTGGGCAAGAAGTAGCTGTAAAAAGGCTCTTGAGAAGCTCAAGACAAGGAGATCAAGAATTTAAGAATGAGGTCGAAGTAGTTGCCAAGCTTCAACATAAAAATTTAGTAAGACTACTGGGATTTTGTtcagaaggagaagaaaagatacTCATTTATGAATTCGTGCCCAACAAAAGTCTTGATTACTTTTTAGTTGGTTAGTTGCAAACCATGGAGCTTTCAATATTCCTTTCTACTCATCTTGAATATAATAGTCATTGTTAACTAATAAACACAACATAATTTGGGcctatattttgatatattcaGATCCAGAGAAGCAATGTCTATTGAATTGGTCAACTCGTTACAAAATTATAAGAGGAATAGCACGAGGATTACTTTACCTTCATGAAGATTCTCGTCTTAGAATCATACATCGTGATCTCAAAACAAGCAATATACTATTAGACGCAAATATGGATCCAAAAATAGCTGATTTCGGCTTGGCAAGAATTTTTGGAGTTGATCAAACTCAAGGAACTACAAATAGAGTTGTTGGAACTTAGTAAGTTATGCATCTTAACTACATGCATTTATGTCCATTCTTAGATGACAATAGTACATATACATTTAGGTGTTTAATTCATTTGTGAAGAAAATATCATTATTTGAAACACTACTTTTCATTGTATTCCGTATACTAAGTTGTTCTTTTGTAGTGGTTACATGTCCCCTGTGTATGCCATGCACGGAGAATTTTCGGCGAGCTCTGATGTTTTTAGTTTCGGTGTTATACTTTTAGAGATTATTACCGGAAGGAAGAATCGCTACTTCtgtgaaataaataaaacacagaACCTTGTAAGCTATGTGAGTATAAACTTTCAAACTGAATATTacacttatatattttatgtgttaagtGTGTTTCATTGAATGTATAGATGCTGATATTTTGGTTGGACATCCTTCATAATATTATGTTATCGTGGCCAACTTATGAACATCAATATGATAATGCTGTAGGCCTGGGAACACTGGAGGGATGGTTCGCCATTAAAAATACTAGATCCAACTCTCGAAAAGTATTATGCAGAAAATGAAGTTATTCAATGCATGCACATTGGCTTGTTATGCGTCCAAGAATATGCAAATGAAAGACTTACAATGGGAGAGGTGATGTGTATGCTTAATAATTATTCTGCTAATAATTGGGCAACACCTCATGAACCTGCGTTTTACGGTAATGGAAGTAAGAGGATGCCAAGAGAGATAGAGTTGGAGCAATCTATGACTGTAAATGAAGTATCAATATCTGAACTCTATCCAAGATAAGGGAGATGGTTatggattaattttttttaagtactgcatactgactttgttacaatgtagtacatGTGTACAACCTCACATATGCAGAGCAATTTGGTGCCACTAGGCCACAAAATCCTTGGCGGATTGTTGGGTTATTTACAGaagaaatgaatttttttgagttaaaaCGTTGATAAAGTGAAAATAAGTCTTTAAAGTTTAAGTTCATATTACTATATAAACTATAtatgatccacgatataaatttcacatttactTTTGATATAACCTTATTTGAATATATCCttataatatcatcattaattataatttatatcatCATTAGGGAAAACGCCATTTTTAGCTCCTGAATTGCTTCACTTTTACAATTTTGATCTTTGTAAACTCCATCACTAGTGTTATTGTTATATGATTGTCAAACtccatatataaacaaataagatgcaaaaaatattgttttgctTTATTGTTAAATATTGATATTGATTATCTTTCATAAACGAAACTACTACTATAAAATACTAACATACAAAAcgtagttaatttttttatttttttttaaatccggAGTACCGTCCGGGTAAAGCTCTACTTTAGAATTATTGTGTCATTTTCAATTTGTCGCTTGTTTCAACACGGataaattatactatgtatCAGAGTCTACTTTGCATTGTTGATCCTGAtctaaaaataacattcagatttgtatatataattcacacATTCTATACCTACAGTTGATATTTTCTGTACCTATAACTAtaatattatgtgtaagtaactatcaaattatttatttacatatacaaaaattgttaattatagatataaaatgtgttaattaaaggtacaaaattttgtaTAAGGTTGACATTGAATGTGAAAACTAGTCCATTGTATAACAATTGCACTGATTGCGCCGTCAGTCTGTGTCTCAGTACATcaatcttgtttttttttaaacctccCAACATCAATCTTCGATCCATGTTTTTCTCATAAGATCTCCAAAATTAATTTGGAAAATGATTAATGAAATTTAAGAGTAAAACACTAGTTACatctcttaattttattttaagaaaaaaaaagaaaaaaaattatatctcaatttatatatatatatatatatatatatatataacttaactttaaattttagttttttaaatatattaataggtttagcgggtttaaacgggtttcgtgtcatTTCGTGTCGAAACGAACCAAAACCTGTTAACAAAACATGTTTATCGTGCAAACCCgcttaacccgttaacaaatcgtgttcgtgttcgtgttaaaaatttgaacccgttaaccttaacgtgtcctATTCGTGTTTAGtcttatcgtgttcgtgtcaTTATCGTGTCGAtccgttaacgaacccgtatacacgaattgtcAGGTCTAAGTgcgttattttaaaaataacggctagcgatttttgcaaccttgagtatatatatgaaaatacaaCCTATAATTTTATGTGAAGGTCATACTATTCATATTTACGCTAAcatatgatcaaattaaaagtagtgaAACATTAAATGTGATAATACAATCATAATTGTGACACTACAAGTGaaattatctatattttttataGAGAATTGAAAGAGACAGGAGgtgatgggttcgagccttagtgcaGGCAATaatgactcttgtgcttcaataggttgagaaagtagttatgaacagatactgcattgtaatagagtcagtagtattcaaaaaaaaaaaaaaaaaaaaNaaaaaaaaaaaaaaaacaggagaGAGAACAATATAAACCCAAATCATGCAATCACCTGCATCGCAGATTCGCAACTTTCCTTCGTTGCCCGCCGCCCTCGCTTTCATACGACTGGCTATTCCCTCAACAATAatttaatgactttaaaaaaaaataaggtagTGATATAGTCCGGAAGGAAATTACAAATAGTAAATCTTATATTTACCTTTCAAGTTCAatacaactatatatacaagtgaGCCAACTATATCTGAATATTACATTTCAATTACGTAGTATTATTTATGCAAAGCCATAATTACTACCCGTGCATATCGCATAATAACTAACCATACCCCATGTACTATGAtcctaataaaattattacatcAACATAATCGTCCAAGTCCCAAAGTTAAATCTACATACTAAGATTGAGTTCATGAGTTTTATGTCATACTAAGATTGAGTTCATGAGTTATGTCTATGACTTTAAACAAGTGATCGAGTGAGAACTTCTAATTGTTAACACGTCACACTTCGTAACTATCGAAATACATTTAAAAGCTTCAATAAATCAATATGCAAAAATGCAAAATGTACCAATAATGCTTGCCTGCTTGGCCTGCAATTACTTTGGGTAAATTATATTATGCAgcaatcattttaaaaaatttgccTGAAGGAAATTAATGTAATCTTAGAACAAActaataaattgaaattaattaatgcaattctcatgtaaataatatataatatccaataaataaataaataaaagatcgTTGAACATGAGTTGACTTGTGGTGTACGTATGGGTTTGCAGTGATGAGCTTTTCATCCCAATATTCTTCTGCTACGCACACGTGATTTCAAACATATTTACAACGGTggaaataataacaacaacaacggTCTTGGGTATGTTTAAATTGTGTATTGTACATTTAGTTAATATCAATTGAAataacccagtggggtagctcaagtggcaagtgagctctctttgtgcggaggaatttcgggagaactcgGGTCAATTCctacaagtgacgattccccctggaccagctcccgtgcctctcggagcgaacgtgggtggacctcggaccgttaaacggacggagagaaagaccttgtaaatttaccaaaaaaaaaaaatatcaattgaaatataatgaatcaaaaaaaatcatttaaaatttaaacacaCGAAAATATCAAGAATATTAATGACAATGTATTGAGTATGGGTTCTATATTTGAACCACCCTTCTAAATGCATCATTCACCCCTCAACTCACTACAAggttggtatatatatatgtatttatcaCATATAACTATATGAGCATTTGCTTTAATTAGGATCTATGTAGCACGAAAATTAGAAACCGAAAAACaataatttcaaaagaaaaataagttcTTCGGAAGAATAATCAAATCCATATATAGGTGTACATTAGCGGGGGAAATTTTATGAGATAAGTTCCAACAAAGAAGATGTTAGTAGAAATCAAACCCGTGGTATTTATGTGATCGTGTTTCACTTGTCTGGTCACTCCTTTCATATTGAATCTAAGgccaaatattaataacatgcATCCTCGTAAATGTTAGTTAATGTACAATCCTAACACTGCTAGCCCTATACATATATCTAATTAAAATCAATCTATGAATCACAAGGGTGTACACATGCACACATAGTAGTGTGAATTACACAATTGAAATTGTAacacatattaatattaaaaaaaaagagttaatatcataTAATAAGGTTCTCCGAGCATAGtggttttgtcacgtttagtcttAAACTCTCAAATATTGTAGTTCTTGGTACGATTTGAACCTTGCACAGGCGCTGCACAGGTGTTGCACGGGTGCTGCACGGGTGTGTTTTTGTCTGTGTGGAAAAAATAATGTCCTAAACTTACAAAGAAATCTCCATTATATTTGTTGTTTTCATGCATCATACATATATGGCAAGCCAGTTGCCACAACTTATAGTGGTCCTCCTCTATATAATTCCAATTCATATCTACTATTCtaatttaatgtttatatttcCCACCGCGAGGAGTGGCGAGGACCATGATGTTAATTGGTTAGTGTCACAATCATTATcataataacaaatttatttgtcttaaattttttttttttgtgtgttaatTAAGGTGGAGGTAGGTAGAAAGAGTCAAGTTAAGTACTAGACTATTAAAACGTGTATGATATTGACTATGACGTAAGTTAAGGTGGAGGTAGAAAGACTCAAGTCAAAGTGATTAAAGAAGTAAGCAAATGGTGTTGTGATTGAAGTCTCTAAAATGTATATTTGGCAATGAACAATTAATTCTAAGCACATGTTGAATTGATAGTTATTTAAAACAAGATGTAAAAAATGCAATAAGTTCAGTATTTAATTCCATATGATTTTCTTGAATGTCCTTGGATGTTTGTATTCAATAAGCAACTATATGCATATAAGAAAGTTGGGTagcttattaattaattttgcacAGGCGCTGCACGGGTGTCGCACGGGTGTGTATTGCCTGTGCGGAAAAAATGATGTCCTACAATTTGAACCTTGCGCCAAGCGATGGCTTGAACCATGCATCCCAATGTTGCTAGCAAAGCAAAACATATGATCGAACTTATTTTAGATTAGTTCACTAGTTGAGTTGTGTGCCCCGAGAACATATGTGATAATAGCTAATGAGACTAAATAATTtgttaaaactatatatattagagaatttttacaattaattttgtatgtaaacatgtatttcaaaaatagaaaatgaatgTGGTCCGTGTTGCACCTACTTTGTGACCAATGCAACCACTTAACTTATGTTATCGTCTCTGGGTGTGTATGTGCGTGTGCACACTAAATAGCATATATTCATTggttgttaatataataatatatagtaataatattcTAGATAggtaaaatatgaatataaggTCAGAAAACTCATAAATGTTGTAAATTTCTCAATATGCATATTCTGAAATATCCCACCAATTCATTCtccattttgttttcattaaagaaaaaataaaagatatattTCGTTTGAATTTATACTGTCATCATTTAATTACATAGTCAAATTTTGTGATTTAAATTAGATTTTCAATTTAAATAGGAAATATGTATTCAATTACTCTTCACACtttttttactattaaaaatttatttaatatcttATTGCATGAAATAGCGTGGTGTGGCCATGTCTTTGTAATCTTtgtaatttctttgttttttgctTTCCCTACCTTAGTAttaaaaaaggggaaaaaaacatgaacttaatatatatattcttgtgaATATAGTAGTGCAATGGGTATTCAAGAATTCTCACATGCTCTCAGATGTTCTGTCAGATCGGGATGTAGGAGATCCTAACTTggattggagattcaacctttggGAAAAAAGAATTCTCAGGATCAATTGCAACTCAAAGTTGACAAGAATtatgatatacttttaaaacaaattatttgactaatgactgttgagcatataatacaaatatgtaatccaactatcagcttagacttttagttgagatggagcactaacccgttattttcgtgtcgtgttaacggaTCATATCCATAATTGTCAGGAACCAAACTCGATATCAAAGGTTGCACTCCTGTCGACATCAATTCCTAGCTTTAATTTCCACCAGAAATGAACAAACTACCTCAGTCTCTTCAAGACTTCAATTCGTCTTTTAACCCGTAAAACACGgtataacaattaataatacaaCTCAGGGAGAAGAACGGAATCCTTTGACAAGTATGCAATGAAGAATGTCTCCGAATCCCTTATTAGAACACTTTCCTCAGCCCCAAAAatcacttagggtgtgtttggttcgtacatggTGTCGGCAGAATTAGGCAGCACACAAGCTGCAAATTTTGATCAACATTGTTGGCAAAATTAGGCAATGTTAGGCAAGTCAAAGTTAGGCATTGAAGAACAATTTATTGTTTGATCCCTAAACTTTagactaactacaaaatgacccctaatactcaactataaatagggaggtcatttgtcattcttgtcatcccaaatcattctattcttccctcatatactagagatattagagagtttgttgagtgtatttctccttcctagcaagagagaattatccttgttttctccttgttagttagagagtggttgtaactcctattttctcatagtgaaattcttctacccttgcccgtggtttttaccctaatttgtttaggggttttccacgtaaaatctgtgcctcatttatttttctttctcaaattattgttgtaatctgatctatcccacttctgcgggcgcaacaattggtatcagagccttcagatatattgttcagaatttgtttcaagaacaatattgcagcgaaatttgagattgaaaaattcaatgggaaaaatttctcattgtggaaattgaaggtgaaggctatcctgaggaaagacaactgtctagcggctatcagtgaaaggccggtggattttactgatgacaaaaaatgaagcgagatgaacgaggatgctatggcggatctatacctatcaatagcagttggagtattgtcaagcatcgaggagaagaagacgaccaaggagatttgggatcacctcaaccggttgtacgaggccaagtcactgcacaacaaaattttccttaagaggaaattatatactcttcgtatgtcagcatctacttcagtgacggaacacctaaatacgctgaatactctattttcccagcttacatctctaagctgtaaaatagagccacaggagcgtgcggaatttctacttcagagtctacctgattcgtatgatcagctcatcatcaacttaacaaacatccttacagactatctagtcttcgatgatgttgcagctgcggttcttgaagaagaaagtcggcccaagaacaaggaggacagacaagtcaatctgcaacaggcagaggcgttaacggtgatgagaggaaggtcaacagaacgtggccaaagcagtggtcgtggtagatcaaaatcaagtaagaagaatttaaagtgttacaactgtggaaagaagggtcacctgaagaaagattgttggaatttagctcaaaattccaatcctcaaggaaatgttgcaagtatCTCAGATGATGGAAGTGATCTCTGTTGTGAAGCATCAATAGCCAGGGAAGGCAAAAAAAGGTTCGCGGATATATGGCTCATAGACTCGGGAgccacatatcacatgacctcaaggaaagaatggttccatcattgtgaaccaatctcaggaggatctgtgtacagctgcgacgatcatgccttggagattatcggcattggaaccatcaagctgaagatgtacgatggaatagtccaaactgttcaggatgtgcggcacgtgaagggcttgaagaaaaatctattatcctatggaatattggataatagtgcaaccaagattgaaacacagaaaggagtcatgaagattttccaaggagcgcttgtggtgatgaaaggggagaagatagcTGCAAATCTATACATGCTGAAGGGAGAGACTTTGCAAGAAGCAGAGGCATCGGTTGCCGCATGTAGTCCAGACTCTACGCTGCTATGGTATCAGAAACTTGGGTACATGTCagaacaaggaatgaagattcttgtggagcaaaagctacttccggggttaacaaaggtatcacttcctttgtgtgagcattgtataacaagtaagcaacatcgtcttaaattcagcacatcaaattctagaggcaaggctgttctagaattggttcactctgatgtgtggcaagcaccggttccatccctaggaggggcaaagtattttgtctcattcatcgacgattactctaggagatgctgggtgtaccctatcaagagaaagtcagatgtgtttgcgactttcaaagccttcaaagcacgggtagaacttgattccgggaagaagatcaagtgtttcaggacagataatggagGGGAATATACAAGTGAGGAATTTGATGACTTCTGCAAGAAGAAAGGCATCAAAAGGCAGTTCACGGTGGCATACACTCCTCAATAAAATGGAGTGGCAAAGCGGATGAACAGAACCTTGCTGGAAAGGACAAGAGCAATGTTGAGGGCTGCAggcttagaaaaatcattctgggcagaagcaatcaataccgcctgttatttggtgaatcgagctccatcaactgcaatcgagctgaagacaccaatggagatatggactggtaagcctgttgattattcaaacctccatatatttggaagcattgtgtatgcaatgtacaatgcccaggaaattacaaagttggatccgaagtccaggaaatgtaaattcttggggtatgctgatggagtaaaggggtatcgcttgtgggatcccactgcccacaaagttgtcatcagcagggatgttatctttgtagaggacaggctacaaagaggagaagttgatgatagcacggaaaaagaaaagccagaaactactcagatacaggtagaggaggaatttgaacaagattcttctgaagcagaaccggcgcacgaggaaccagaaccagaacgctctggagctccaacaactcgtcaatcagaccgtgaaagaagacgtcccacttggcactcagattatgttatggaagggaatgttgcatactgccttctaacagaggatgatgagccatcaacctttcaggaggcgataaacagctcagatgtttctcaatggacggcagcaatgcaggaagaaatagaagctctccataaaaataatacatgggaacttgtgccactaccacaaggaaggaagccaattggagcggtatcgtgcaagactggtggtgaagggatatgctcagaaagaaggtattgatttcaatgaaatattttcacctgtggttcgactaacaacagttcgtgtagttttggcgatgtgtgctatattcaacttacatctagagcagctagatgtgaaaacagcttttcttcatggagatcttgaagaagagatatatatgctccagcctgaaggatttgaagacaaagagaatcagaacttggtttgcaggttgaacaaatctcTATACGGTTTAAAGTAGGCGCCAAGAtgttggtataagagatttgattccttcatcatgtgccttggatacaacagactgaatgcagacccttgtgcatatttcaagaggtttggaaaagataactttgttatattgctgttgtatgtaaatgacatgttggtcgcaggccccaacaaagatcacattgatgaattgaaggcacaactggctagggaattcgaaatgaaggacttgggaccagcagacaagattctagggatgcaaattcaccgagacagaggtaataggaagatttggctttctcaaaagaattatttaaagaaaatcttgtcacgtttcagcatgcaagattgtaagccaatttctacccctcttcctattaatctcaaagtatcatcaagtatgagtcctagcaatgaagaagggaggatggagatgtctcgagtaccgtatgcatcagcggtggggagtctaatgttcgctatgatatgtacaagaccagacattgcgcaagcagtgggagtagttagtcggtacatggcgaatccaggcaaagagcattggaactgtgtgaagaggatcctaagatacatcaaggggacctcagatgttgcattatgttatggAGTATCAGACTTTCTTATCAACGGGTATGTGGATTCTGACTATGCaggggatttggataaaagtaaatctacgacaggatatgtgttcaaagttgctggtggagctgtaagctgggtttcaaaactgcaagcagttgtggctacgtcaacaacagaagcaaaatatgtagcagctacacaagccagtaaagaagcaatttggttgaaaatgctattggaggagctcgggcacaaacaagagtttgtctctttgttttgtgacagtcagagtgccttgcatctagcaaggaatcctgcatttcattcaaggatgaaacacatacgagtgcaataccatttcatccgagagaaggtggaagaagggacagtagatttgcagaaaatccataccacggacaacgtagcagatttcctaacaaaggtaatcaatgttgataagtttacttggtgtcgatcttcctgtggcctgatagagacgtaagcgacatggaaagtgcaaggtagaaagaatggtgtgaagatatgattgttacaatctaatcttcaagtgggagattgtcggCAGNATTTGGTGAATCGAGCTCCATCAACTGCAATCGAGCTGAAGACACCAATGGAGATATGGACTGGTAAGCCTGTTGATTATTCAAACCTCCATATATTTGGAAGcattgtgtatgcaatgtacaatgcccaggaaattacaaagttggatccgaagtccaggaaatgtaaattcttggggtatgctgatggagtaaaggggtatcgcttgtgggatcccactgcccacaaagttgtcatcagcagggatgttatctttgtagaggacaggctacaaagaggagaagttgatgatagcacggaaaaagaaaagccagaaactactcagatacaggtagaggaggaatttgaacaagattcttctgaagcagaaccggcgcacgaggaaccagaaccagaacgctctggagctccaacaactcgtcaatcagaccgtgaaagaagacgtcccacttggcactcagattatgttatggaagggaatgttgcatactgccttctaacagaggatgatgagccatcaacctttcaggaggcgataaacagctcagatgtttctcaatggacggcagcaatgcaggaagaaatagaagctctccataaaaataatacatgggaacttgtgccactaccacaaggaaggaagccaattggagcggtatcgtgcaagactggtggtgaagggatatgctcagaaagaaggtattgatttcaatgaaatattttcacctgtggttcgactaacaacagttcgtgtagttttggcgatgtgtgctatattcaacttacatctagagcagctagatgtgaaaacagcttttcttcatggagatcttgaagaagagatatatatgctccagcctgaaggatttgaagacaaagagaatcagaacttggtttgcaggttgaacaaatctcTATACGGTTTAAAGTAGGCGCCAAGAtgttggtataagagatttgattccttcatcatgtgccttggatacaacagactgaatgcagacccttgtgcatatttcaagaggtttggaaaagataactttgttatattgctgttgtatgtaaatgacatgttggtcgcaggccccaacaaagatcacattgatgaattgaaggcacaactggctagggaattcgaaatgaaggacttgggaccagcagacaagattctagggatgcaaattcaccgagacagaggtaataggaagatttggctttctcaaaagaattatttaaagaaaatcttgtcacgtttcagcatgcaagattgtaagccaatttctacccctcttcctattaatctcaaagtatcatcaagtatgagtcctagcaatgaagaagggaggatggagatgtctcgagtaccgtatgcatcagcggtggggagtctaatgttcgctatgatatgtacaagaccagacattgcgcaagcagtgggagtagttagtcggtacatggcgaatccaggcaaagagcattggaactgtgtgaagaggatcctaagatacatcaaggggacctcagatgttgcattatgttatggAGTATCAGACTTTCTTATCAACGGGTATGTGGATTCTGACTATGCaggggatttggataaaagtaaatctacgacaggatatgtgttcaaagttgctggtggagctgtaagctgggtttcaaaactgcaagcagttgtggctacgtcaacaacagaagcaaaatatgtagcagctacacaagccagtaaagaagcaatttggttgaaaatgctattggaggagctcgggcacaaacaagagtttgtctctttgttttgtgacagtcagagtgccttgcatctagcaaggaatcctgcatttcattcaaggatgaaacacatacgagtgcaataccatttcatccgagagaaggtggaagaagggacagtagatttgcagaaaatccataccac
Coding sequences within it:
- the LOC116028869 gene encoding putative receptor-like protein kinase At4g00960 isoform X2 — its product is MLSSSSSSFFLLIITLFTGATSRPVFYFCPNTTTYTPNSPYGANLKSLLSALSSHGNHENGFYTFTAGDHHDDTAAHGLFGCRGDIPTADCDICVTQACSDILQLCPKEKTAISWYDKCMLRYSDGPVSGRAAGDDDRLATRVLCGKEQNRISQRALFMEWIGKTLEEMTNSLSSGGKKFGTHKGNFTEESETTTTIYSLVQCWPDISDSDCQSCIRRGIQKLHACGDSTLGARVLLPSCTFRYETYRFYFGETASAQPPHSQGNIGHSSSKKVIFVIAVPVIIGIIILFLATFSFVRIRNVKKRNTTTKTIDVIGTSTGEFSQYDFATIRTITNDFSLENKIGEGGYGSVYKGMLPIGQEVAVKRLLRSSRQGDQEFKNEVEVVAKLQHKNLVRLLGFCSEGEEKILIYEFVPNKSLDYFLVDPEKQCLLNWSTRYKIIRGIARGLLYLHEDSRLRIIHRDLKTSNILLDANMDPKIADFGLARIFGVDQTQGTTNRVVGTYGYMSPVYAMHGEFSASSDVFSFGVILLEIITGRKNRYFCEINKTQNLVSYAWEHWRDGSPLKILDPTLEKYYAENEVIQCMHIGLLCVQEYANERLTMGEVMCMLNNYSANNWATPHEPAFYGNGSKRMPREIELEQSMTVNEVSISELYPR
- the LOC116028869 gene encoding putative receptor-like protein kinase At4g00960 isoform X1, yielding MLSSSSSSFFLLIITLFTGATSRPVFYFCPNTTTYTPNSPYGANLKSLLSALSSHGNHENGFYTFTAGDHHDDTAAHGLFGCRGDIPTADCDICVTQACSDILQLCPKEKTAISWYDKCMLRYSDGPVSGRAAGDDDRLATRVLCGKEQNRISQRALFMEWIGKTLEEMTNSLSSGGKKFGTHKGNFTEESETTTTIYSLVQCWPDISDSDCQSCIRRGIQKLHACGDSTLGARVLLPSCTFRYETYRFYFGETASAQPPHSQGNIGHSSSKKVIFVIAVPVIIGIIILFLATFSFVRIRNVKKRNTTTKTIVDVIGTSTGEFSQYDFATIRTITNDFSLENKIGEGGYGSVYKGMLPIGQEVAVKRLLRSSRQGDQEFKNEVEVVAKLQHKNLVRLLGFCSEGEEKILIYEFVPNKSLDYFLVDPEKQCLLNWSTRYKIIRGIARGLLYLHEDSRLRIIHRDLKTSNILLDANMDPKIADFGLARIFGVDQTQGTTNRVVGTYGYMSPVYAMHGEFSASSDVFSFGVILLEIITGRKNRYFCEINKTQNLVSYAWEHWRDGSPLKILDPTLEKYYAENEVIQCMHIGLLCVQEYANERLTMGEVMCMLNNYSANNWATPHEPAFYGNGSKRMPREIELEQSMTVNEVSISELYPR